A window from Mangifera indica cultivar Alphonso chromosome 2, CATAS_Mindica_2.1, whole genome shotgun sequence encodes these proteins:
- the LOC123208765 gene encoding probable receptor-like protein kinase At1g49730 — MDRFTIKFRRLLLAWLHRSRSGPVSFLRRFSYKEIKRATDSFHRIFYTNSRGAAYKARFQDGEVALVREVQTLNVKKDAFYREVQLLGRLHHRHLLALRGFSTGRKRLLVFDNIENGSLKEHLNDPLKTPLNWKTRLQIATGVAAALEYLLLFSNPPIYHVSISSSSIMLDENFTAKVSDVGILSSVGNYVTVPNTSCSEDRMNQHCSSIIFQLGMLILELITGQSSEEGGEDLIEWIQESCLSSSVDRMIDPDLGNNYDSRELKKLLAVARLCIKTKDNPTFSIPQISRYLQKKVDVPRQQFLCPQVSFI; from the exons ATGGATCGCTTCACCATCAAATTCAGGCGTCTTCTTCTTGCATGGCTGCATCGATCTCGTTCTG GCCCAGTATCTTTTCTAAGGCGTTTTTCTTACAAGGAAATTAAGAGAGCAACGGATAGTTTTCACAGAATATTTTACACGAACTCCCGTGGGGCTGCTTATAAGGCAAGATTTCAAGATGGTGAGGTTGCTTTGGTAAGAGAAGTGCAAACTCTTAATGTAAAAAAAGATGCCTTCTACAGAGAAGTGCAACTATTGGGGCGATTACATCACCGCCACCTTCTTGCACTTCGAGGGTTTTCCACTGGACGGAAGAG GTTGCTTGTGTTTGATAACATAGAAAATGGAAGCTTGAAAGAACATCTTAATG ATCCTCTGAAAACCCCGTTAAATTGGAAGACGAGGCTTCAAATAGCCACTGGTGTGGCAGCTGCACTG GAATATTTGTTGCTTTTTAGTAACCCACCAATATATCATGTCTCCATCAGCTCAAGCAGTATCATGTTAGATGAAAACTTCACTGCAAAG gTCTCCGATGTTGGCATTCTCAGTTCTGTTGGAAATTATGTCACTGTGCCTAACACTTCATGTTcagaag ATCGTATGAATCAGCATTGCAGTAGCATAATCTTTCAGCTAGGCATGCTGATCCTGGAGCTAATAACCGGGCAGTCATCAGAGGAAGGAGGCGAAGATTTAATTGAATGGATCCAAGAATCGTGTTTGAGCAGTTCAGTTGATAGGATGATAGACCCAGATCTTGGGAATAATTATGATTCTAGAGAGCTCAAAAAGCTTTTAGCTGTAGCAAGATTATGTATTAAAACTAAGGATAACCCAACATTTTCTATCCCACAGATTTCTCGGTACCTCCAGAAGAAGGTAGATGTTCCAAGGCAACAGTTTTTGTGCCCTCAGGTTTCTTTTATATGA
- the LOC123208764 gene encoding dnaJ protein homolog gives MFGRAPKKSNNTRYYEILGVSQNASQDDLKKAYKKAAIKNHPDKGGDPEKFKELAQAYEVLSDPEKREIYDQYGEDALKEGMGGGGGGHDPFDIFQSFFGGSPFGGGSSRGRRQRRGEDVVQPLKVSLEDLYQGTTKKLSLARNMICSKCSGKGSKSGASTKCAGCQGTGMKVTIRHLGPSMIQQMQHACNECRGTGETIDDEDRCPACKGEKVVPEKKVLEVFVEKGMQNGQKITFPGEADQAPDTVTGDIVFVLQQKEHPKFKRKGEDLFYEHTLSLTEALCGFQFVLTHLDGRQLLIKSSPGEVVKPDSFKAINDEGMPLYQRPFMKGKLYIHFTVDFPDSLAPDQVKALAAVLPARPSSELTDMELDECEETTLHDVNIEEEMRRKQQSQAQEAYDEDDDMHSGGQRVQCAQQ, from the exons ATGTTCGGGAGAGCGCCGAAGAAGAGCAATAACACAAGGTACTATGAGATACTGGGCGTCTCCCAGAATGCTTCACAGGACGATTTGAAGAAGGCTTACAAGAAAGCTGCAATCAAGAATCATCCCGATAAGGGAGGCGATCCTGAGAAA TTCAAGGAGTTGGCACAGGCGTATGAGGTCCTGAGTGATCCCGAGAAACGTGAGATATATGATCAGTATGGTGAGGATGCACTCAAGGAAGGAATGGGAGGTGGCGGTGGTGGCCATGACCCATTTGATATCTTCCAATCTTTCTTCGGTGGGAGTCCATTTGGAG GTGGTAGCAGCAGAGGACGTCGCCAGAGGCGGGGAGAGGATGTGGTTCAGCCTTTGAAGGTTTCTCTTGAGGACCTTTACCAAGGTACCACAAAGAAGCTCTCACTCGCACGAAATATGATATGTTCTAAATGCAGTGG CAAAGGATCAAAATCCGGAGCTTCAACGAAGTGTGCCGGTTGCCAAGGAACTGGTATGAAGGTTACAATAAGGCACCTTGGTCCCTCAATGATTCAACAGATGCAGCATGCTTGCAATGAATGTAGGGGTACTGGTGAAACTATTGATGACGAGGACCGATGCCCGGCATGCAAGGGAGAGAAGGTCGTTCCAGAGAAAAAGGTGCTTGAAGTTTTTGTTGAGAAGGGAATGCAGAATGGGCAGAAGATTACCTTCCCTGGTGAAGCTGACCAAGCG CCTGATACAGTCACTGGAGATATAGTGTTTGTCCTTCAGCAGAAGGAACATCCTAAGTTCAAGAGGAAGGGTGAAGACCTCTTTTATGAGCACACATTGTCTCTCACTGAGGCTCTATGTGGTTTTCAGTTTGTATTGACACACCTGGATGGCAGACAACTCCTTATCAAGTCAAGCCCTGGGGAAGTTGTCAAGCCTG ATTCATTCAAGGCTATTAATGATGAGGGGATGCCTTTGTACCAGAGGCCTTTTATGAAAGGGAAGCTGTACATTCACTTCACAGTGGACTTCCCTGACTCTCTTGCCCCAGATCAGGTGAAGGCACTAGCGGCTGTTCTGCCAGCCAGGCCATCATCTGAGCTGACTGACATGGAGCTGGACGAGTGTGAGGAGACAACGTTGCATGATGTTAACATAGAAGAGGAGATGCGAAGGAAGCAACAGTCTCAGGCACAAGAGGCATATGATGAGGATGATGACATGCACAGTGGTGGTCAAAGGGTGCAATGTGCACAACAGTGA